Proteins co-encoded in one Lynx canadensis isolate LIC74 chromosome C1, mLynCan4.pri.v2, whole genome shotgun sequence genomic window:
- the ERMN gene encoding ermin, with protein sequence MTDIPGTFGQAECNGDTPPENGQQPIPKTNEGASDVDGTPPYYRVEHRLEDLPTEGNQEKNEKLQGNRLVSWSTDGELLKEKPEENLFIVHKAVADLSLQETSSDEMTFRGGYQWKKIPLSVNNQEISRQERIAEQSLEEKGEEDGKNKAHQATEIEWLGYRKPSQVDVLHSKHEEEQEVWDEEINNDDDDGCNDDEDEVRVIEFQKKNVEDSQLKEEGNANEDSPLSSPSSQPVTPDEQPPFGKKSDISRNAYSRYNTISYRKIRKGNTKQRIDEFESMMHL encoded by the exons ATGACAGACATTCCCGGGACATTCGGTCAGGCTGAGTGCAACGGGGATACACCACCTGAAAATGGTCAACAACCAATCCCTAAAACAAATGAGGGAGCCAGTGATGTGGATGGCACCCCACCATACTACCGGGTCGAACACCGTCTTGAAGACTTACCCACAGAAGGaaatcaggagaaaaatgaaaaactacaagGGAATAGGCTTGTCAGCTGGTCCACCGATGGGGAGCTTCTCAAAG aaaaacCAGAAGAGAATCTTTTTATTGTTCATAAGGCTGTGGCAGATCTTTCTCTCCAGGAAACGAGTAGTGATGAAATGACATTCAGAGGAG GGTATCAATGGAAGAAGATTCCTCTGAGCGTCAATAACCAGGAAATAAGTAGACAGGAAAGGATTGCTGAACAATCtctagaagagaaaggagaggaggacgGGAAGAACAAAGCTCATCAAGCAACTGAAATTGAATGGTTGGGATATCGGAAACCTAGCCAAGTCGATGTGTTGCATTCTAAACATGAGGAGGAGCAAGAGGTTTGGGATGAAGAAATTAataacgatgatgatgatggttgCAATGATGACGAAGATGAAGTTCGAGTGatagaatttcagaaaaaaaatgttgaagattCCCaattaaaagaggaaggaaatgcaaatgaggaCTCCCCACTGAGCAGCCCTAGTTCCCAACCTGTGACACCTGATGAGCAGCCACCCTTTGGAAAGAAGAGTGATATCTCCAGAAATGCTTATTCAAGATACAATACAATATCCTATCGGAAAATCAGGAAGGGGAACACCAAACAAAGAATTGATGAATTCGAGTCAATGATGCATTTATAA